A window of Actinomadura rubteroloni contains these coding sequences:
- a CDS encoding class II fumarate hydratase — MTEYRVEHDSMGEVQVPATAKWRAQTQRAVANFPISGRGLEAAHIAALARIKAAAATVNAELGVLDADVAAAIRAAALEVADGRWNDQFPVDVFQTGSGTSSNMNANEVVATLAQERLGRPVHPNDDVNASQSSNDVFPSSIHVAATDAVVNDLIPALRHLATAFDRKSVDFARVVKAGRTHLMDATPVTLGQEFGGYAAQMRHGVERLEAVLPRLAELPLGGTAVGTGINTPHGFGARVIAELVALTDLPFTEARDHFEAQGARDGLVETSGALKTIAVSLTKIANDLRWMGSGPRAGLGEIRLPDLQPGSSIMPGKVNPVLPEAAVQVAAQVIGNDAAVTAGGAAGNFELNVMLPMMARNVLESIALLAAVTRLLADRCVDGIEADEPRLREYAESSPSIVTPLNRYVGYEEAARIAKQALAERKTIREVVVERGHVASGAISAEELDAVLDVLSMTAPS, encoded by the coding sequence ATGACCGAGTACCGGGTCGAGCACGATTCGATGGGCGAGGTCCAAGTCCCGGCCACGGCGAAGTGGCGGGCGCAGACCCAGCGCGCGGTGGCGAACTTCCCGATCTCCGGACGCGGCCTGGAAGCCGCCCACATCGCCGCGCTCGCCCGCATCAAGGCCGCCGCCGCGACCGTGAACGCCGAGCTCGGCGTGCTGGACGCCGACGTCGCCGCCGCGATCCGCGCGGCCGCCCTGGAGGTCGCCGACGGGCGGTGGAACGACCAGTTCCCCGTGGACGTGTTCCAGACGGGCTCGGGGACGTCGTCCAACATGAACGCCAACGAGGTCGTCGCGACGCTCGCGCAGGAGCGGCTGGGACGGCCCGTCCACCCGAACGACGACGTCAACGCGTCCCAGTCGTCCAACGACGTGTTCCCGTCCTCGATCCACGTCGCCGCGACCGACGCCGTCGTCAACGACCTGATCCCCGCGCTGCGGCACCTGGCGACGGCGTTCGACCGCAAGTCCGTGGACTTCGCGCGCGTCGTCAAGGCGGGCCGCACGCACCTCATGGACGCGACGCCCGTCACGCTCGGCCAGGAGTTCGGCGGCTACGCGGCGCAGATGCGGCACGGCGTGGAGCGGCTGGAGGCCGTCCTGCCCCGGCTGGCGGAGCTGCCGCTCGGCGGGACGGCCGTCGGCACCGGCATCAACACCCCGCACGGCTTCGGCGCCCGCGTCATCGCCGAACTGGTCGCGCTGACCGATCTGCCGTTCACCGAGGCGCGCGACCACTTCGAGGCGCAGGGCGCGCGGGACGGGCTGGTCGAGACGTCCGGCGCCCTCAAGACGATCGCGGTGAGCCTCACCAAGATCGCCAACGACCTGCGCTGGATGGGGTCGGGGCCGCGCGCCGGGCTCGGCGAGATCCGCCTGCCCGACCTCCAGCCCGGCTCGTCGATCATGCCGGGCAAGGTGAACCCCGTGCTGCCGGAGGCCGCCGTCCAGGTCGCGGCGCAGGTCATCGGCAACGACGCGGCCGTCACGGCGGGCGGCGCGGCGGGCAACTTCGAGCTGAACGTGATGCTGCCGATGATGGCCCGCAACGTGCTGGAGTCCATCGCGCTGCTGGCCGCCGTGACCCGCCTGCTCGCCGACCGCTGCGTGGACGGCATCGAGGCCGACGAGCCGCGCCTGCGCGAGTACGCCGAGTCCTCGCCGTCGATCGTGACGCCGCTGAACCGCTACGTCGGCTACGAAGAGGCCGCCAGGATCGCCAAGCAGGCCCTCGCCGAGCGCAAGACGATCCGCGAGGTCGTCGTGGAACGCGGCCACGTCGCGAGCGGCGCGATCAGCGCGGAGGAACTCGACGCGGTCCTCGACGTCCTGTCGATGACCGCGCCGTCCTAG
- a CDS encoding aggregation-promoting factor C-terminal-like domain-containing protein, with the protein MSGDSNGSPWRDDHQRSPLFPPARGADDVRVAGPPPGFGGDAARAGDTAGLPAAAALATLPRPEEPRDELGAPAAPRRAGGRRAARSGRRTGLAVAAVVGGAALAVGGGSVAALAFTGDDTPDHGTVKSAPVADAAVPEIDTTALAAERRKKALARAGREAGDLRAPTLRVKGSPIPSKTPTPSGGVGGAGGGAGADPVPAGEAQQIAKGMLAGYGFGGDGQFACLVKLWNKESGWRTTAANPSGAYGIPQALPGSKMASAGSDWRTSARTQIKWGLGYIKSRHGTPCGAWNHSEQNGWY; encoded by the coding sequence TTGTCCGGAGACTCGAACGGGTCACCCTGGCGAGACGATCACCAGCGCTCCCCCCTCTTCCCCCCGGCGCGCGGCGCCGACGACGTCCGCGTCGCGGGTCCGCCGCCCGGCTTCGGCGGCGACGCCGCCCGCGCGGGCGACACGGCGGGCCTGCCCGCCGCGGCCGCACTGGCCACGCTGCCGCGTCCCGAGGAGCCCCGCGACGAACTCGGCGCCCCGGCGGCGCCCCGCCGCGCCGGGGGCCGCCGAGCGGCCCGCTCCGGCCGCCGCACGGGCCTGGCCGTGGCCGCCGTCGTCGGCGGCGCGGCCCTCGCGGTCGGCGGCGGCTCGGTCGCCGCGCTCGCGTTCACCGGCGACGACACGCCCGACCACGGCACCGTGAAGTCCGCGCCCGTCGCCGACGCGGCCGTGCCGGAGATCGACACCACGGCCCTCGCCGCCGAGCGGCGCAAGAAGGCCCTGGCGCGCGCCGGACGCGAGGCGGGCGACCTGCGGGCGCCGACGCTGCGCGTGAAGGGCAGCCCGATCCCGTCCAAGACCCCGACGCCGTCCGGCGGCGTCGGCGGCGCGGGCGGCGGCGCGGGCGCCGACCCGGTCCCGGCGGGCGAGGCCCAGCAGATCGCCAAGGGGATGCTCGCGGGCTACGGCTTCGGCGGCGACGGCCAGTTCGCGTGCCTGGTGAAGCTCTGGAACAAGGAGAGCGGCTGGCGGACGACGGCGGCCAACCCGTCCGGCGCCTACGGCATCCCGCAGGCGCTGCCCGGCTCCAAGATGGCCAGCGCCGGCTCGGACTGGCGCACCAGCGCCCGCACCCAGATCAAGTGGGGCCTCGGCTACATCAAGAGCCGCCACGGCACCCCCTGCGGCGCCTGGAACCACTCCGAGCAGAACGGCTGGTACTAG
- a CDS encoding PhoH family protein — translation MPTGAGAPVRRTYVLDTSVLLADPGAMTRFAEHEVVLPIVVISELEAKRNHPELGYFARQALRTLDDLRLAHGRLDEALPVGDMGGTVRVELNHADPSVLPDGFRLGDNDTRILSVAAWLAKEGKDVVLVSKDLPMRVKASAVGLTAEEYRAELAVVESGWTGMRELDLPAGAVEDLYEHGTADLEQARDLPCHTGLRILSERGSALGRVLPDKSVRLVRGDREVFGLRGRSAEQRVALDLLTDEDVGIVSLGGRAGTGKSALALCAGLDAVMERRRHRKVVVFRPLYAVGGQDLGYLPGSENEKMSPWAQAVYDTLSAVTTPEVIDEVLDRGMLEVLPLTHIRGRSLHDAFVIVDEAQSLERGVLLTVLSRVGAGSRVVLTHDVAQRDNLRVGRHDGVAAVVERLKGHPLFAHVTLTRSERSPIAALVTDLLEDVGA, via the coding sequence ATCCCCACCGGAGCAGGCGCCCCGGTCCGGCGCACGTACGTCCTCGACACCAGCGTCCTGCTCGCCGACCCGGGGGCGATGACCCGGTTCGCCGAGCACGAGGTCGTACTACCGATCGTCGTCATCTCCGAGCTGGAGGCCAAGCGCAACCATCCCGAACTCGGCTACTTCGCCCGCCAGGCCCTGCGCACGCTGGACGACCTCCGGCTCGCGCACGGCCGGCTGGACGAGGCGCTCCCCGTCGGCGACATGGGCGGAACCGTGCGCGTCGAGCTGAACCACGCGGACCCGAGCGTGCTCCCCGACGGGTTCCGGCTCGGCGACAACGACACCCGCATCCTCTCGGTGGCCGCCTGGCTCGCCAAGGAGGGCAAGGACGTCGTCCTGGTCTCCAAGGACCTCCCGATGCGCGTCAAGGCGTCCGCCGTCGGCCTCACCGCCGAGGAGTACCGGGCGGAGCTGGCGGTCGTGGAGTCCGGCTGGACGGGCATGCGCGAACTCGACCTGCCGGCCGGCGCGGTGGAGGACCTGTACGAGCACGGCACCGCCGACCTGGAGCAGGCCCGCGACCTGCCCTGCCACACGGGCCTGCGGATCCTGTCCGAGCGCGGGTCGGCGCTCGGCCGCGTCCTGCCCGACAAGTCGGTGCGGCTCGTCCGGGGCGACCGCGAGGTCTTCGGGCTGCGCGGCCGGTCCGCCGAGCAGCGCGTCGCCCTCGACCTGCTCACCGACGAGGACGTCGGCATCGTCTCGCTCGGCGGGCGCGCGGGCACCGGCAAGTCGGCGCTGGCGCTGTGCGCGGGCCTGGACGCGGTCATGGAGCGGCGGCGGCACCGCAAGGTCGTCGTCTTCCGGCCGCTGTACGCGGTCGGCGGGCAGGACCTCGGCTACCTGCCGGGGTCGGAGAACGAGAAGATGTCGCCGTGGGCGCAGGCCGTCTACGACACGCTCTCGGCCGTCACGACGCCCGAGGTCATCGACGAGGTCCTGGACCGGGGGATGCTGGAGGTCCTGCCGCTCACCCACATCCGGGGCCGGTCCCTGCACGACGCGTTCGTGATCGTGGACGAGGCGCAGTCGCTGGAGCGCGGCGTGCTGCTGACCGTCCTGTCCCGGGTCGGGGCGGGGTCGCGGGTCGTCCTGACCCATGACGTGGCGCAGCGCGACAATCTCCGCGTCGGCCGGCACGACGGAGTCGCGGCCGTCGTGGAACGGTTGAAGGGGCATCCGCTGTTCGCGCACGTCACGCTGACGCGCTCGGAGCGGTCGCCGATCGCCGCGCTCGTCACCGATCTGCTGGAGGACGTCGGCGCCTAG
- a CDS encoding isoprenyl transferase, producing the protein MGQRRAARLGAAVRRSRPYGAVRDAAYRMYERRVESSLPTDVTPRHVGVILDGNRRWARSMGHTDVNHGHQRGADKISELLSWCDEAEVEVVTLWLLSTDNLTRPAAELDPLLEIIENTVERLAADGRHVKPVGALDLLPDKTARVLKTAREATSDAPGLIVNVAVGYGGRREIADAVRSLLIEQASRGTSIEELAEVLEVEHIAEHLYTRGQPDPDLVIRTSGEQRLSGFMLWQSAHSEFYFCEVHWPDFRKVDFLRALRSYAARHRRYGS; encoded by the coding sequence ATGGGCCAACGACGCGCCGCGCGCCTCGGCGCCGCCGTCCGCCGCAGCCGCCCGTACGGCGCGGTCCGCGACGCCGCGTACCGCATGTACGAGCGCCGCGTGGAGTCGTCCCTGCCCACCGACGTCACCCCGCGCCACGTCGGCGTCATCCTGGACGGCAACCGCCGCTGGGCGCGCTCGATGGGCCACACCGACGTCAACCACGGCCACCAGCGCGGCGCCGACAAGATCTCCGAGCTGCTGAGCTGGTGCGACGAGGCCGAGGTCGAGGTCGTCACGCTCTGGCTGCTGTCCACCGACAACCTCACGCGTCCCGCCGCCGAGCTGGACCCGCTGCTGGAGATCATCGAGAACACCGTCGAGCGCCTGGCCGCCGACGGACGGCACGTCAAGCCCGTCGGCGCCCTCGACCTGCTGCCCGACAAGACCGCGCGCGTGCTGAAAACCGCGCGCGAGGCGACATCCGATGCCCCCGGCCTGATTGTGAACGTCGCCGTTGGGTATGGGGGAAGACGTGAGATCGCTGATGCGGTTCGCTCTCTCCTCATCGAGCAGGCGTCCCGGGGCACCAGCATCGAGGAGCTTGCCGAGGTCCTCGAAGTGGAGCACATCGCCGAGCATCTCTACACGCGCGGCCAGCCGGACCCCGACCTGGTCATCCGCACGTCGGGTGAGCAGCGACTGTCCGGCTTCATGCTCTGGCAGAGCGCGCACTCGGAGTTCTACTTCTGCGAAGTCCACTGGCCGGACTTCCGCAAGGTCGACTTCCTGCGCGCCCTCCGGTCCTATGCCGCGCGTCACCGGCGCTACGGTTCCTGA
- a CDS encoding C40 family peptidase: MRKPGRRVLPTIIGVAVLATLGTGTAVVTVRPPAAELAIPQTDKQAQFVAASGTTRVTSGVVAPLGKRMTPHVLVAAQSSLPAEVIEKIRKNKKVKGVEVVDAAQAKVNGKSVGLLGVDPSTFRNYTPKPTAKSDALWRNIAGGDAAISFTMGSDGGVKLGTQVPIAGQGGQAASNVRVGAYATMGIGDVDVVISHATAQALGMPTSNALLVSAPKTDTRAFIKSLKKMLPKGTKAVEVNPPVDYPSTNVPKSNGEVMNSAQVRTVIKAAYSRLGWPYVWGGESESEGGYDCSGLMQYAFAAAGIRLPRVAADQARAGWIVPFDKAQPGDMLIWANDPTAPGYISHIALYIGGGKMVAAPHTGTVVQVQNVYMNNFKGAVRVNPRVANSIAG, encoded by the coding sequence GTGCGCAAGCCGGGCCGCCGGGTGCTACCGACGATCATCGGCGTGGCGGTGCTGGCCACCCTCGGGACCGGGACGGCCGTGGTCACGGTCCGGCCGCCCGCCGCCGAGCTGGCGATCCCGCAGACCGACAAGCAGGCGCAGTTCGTCGCCGCGTCCGGCACGACCCGCGTCACGTCCGGCGTGGTCGCGCCGCTCGGCAAGCGGATGACGCCGCACGTCCTGGTCGCGGCGCAGTCGTCGCTGCCCGCCGAGGTGATCGAGAAGATCCGCAAGAACAAGAAGGTCAAGGGCGTCGAGGTCGTGGACGCGGCCCAGGCCAAGGTCAACGGCAAGTCGGTCGGGCTGCTCGGCGTGGACCCGTCCACGTTCCGCAACTACACCCCGAAGCCGACCGCCAAGTCCGACGCCCTGTGGCGCAACATCGCCGGGGGCGACGCGGCGATCTCGTTCACGATGGGCAGCGACGGCGGCGTCAAGCTCGGCACGCAGGTCCCGATCGCGGGCCAGGGCGGGCAGGCGGCGTCCAACGTCCGCGTCGGCGCCTACGCGACGATGGGCATCGGCGACGTGGACGTCGTCATCTCCCACGCCACCGCGCAGGCCCTCGGGATGCCGACGTCGAACGCGCTGCTCGTCAGCGCCCCGAAGACCGACACCCGCGCGTTCATCAAGAGCCTGAAGAAGATGCTCCCCAAGGGCACCAAGGCCGTCGAGGTGAACCCGCCGGTCGACTACCCGTCGACGAACGTCCCGAAGTCCAACGGCGAGGTCATGAACTCCGCCCAGGTCCGGACGGTCATCAAGGCGGCGTACTCGCGGCTCGGCTGGCCCTACGTGTGGGGCGGCGAGTCCGAGTCCGAGGGCGGCTACGACTGCTCGGGCCTCATGCAGTACGCGTTCGCGGCGGCGGGCATCCGGCTGCCGCGCGTGGCCGCCGACCAGGCGCGGGCCGGCTGGATCGTGCCGTTCGACAAGGCGCAGCCCGGCGACATGCTCATCTGGGCCAACGACCCGACCGCGCCCGGCTACATCTCGCACATCGCGCTCTACATCGGCGGCGGCAAGATGGTCGCGGCGCCGCACACCGGGACGGTCGTGCAGGTCCAGAACGTCTACATGAACAACTTCAAGGGTGCCGTCCGGGTCAACCCCCGCGTCGCGAACTCCATCGCGGGCTGA
- a CDS encoding thioredoxin domain-containing protein: protein MNRLKDATSPYLLQHAGNPVEWFEWGPEAMAEARRRDVPILLSVGYAACHWCHVMAHESFEDAATAGLMNRYFVNVKVDREERPDIDAVYMEATQAMTGQGGWPMTVFATPDGHPFYCGTYFPRPRFQALLEAVHTAWTDQRAEVTDQGRKVVDALTGPPPALDGVPAPDEDALALAVRSLAEGYDAARGGFGGAPKFPPSMALEFLLRHHARTGDGDALAMAAHTLEAMARGGLYDQLGGGFARYSVDAEWVVPHFEKMLYDNALLARVYAHWWRLTGSPLGKRIALETCDWMLRDLRTPQGGLASALDADSEGEEGRFYVWTPDQLADVLGPDDGAYATRLFAVTGTFEHGTSVLQLPRDADDPGRYARIRAALLAARDRRVPPARDDKVVAAWNGLAVAALAECGALFDRPDLVAAAREIAGLLLDVHGSGGRLVRTSRDGAPGAHAGVLEDYADVAEGLLALHAVTGEPAHATAAGALLETVRTRFGDGAGGLYDTADDAERLFRRPQDPTDNATPSGRFAAAGALLSYAALTGSAEHREAAAAALAPARPLATEHARFAGWGLAVAEALVAGPLEIAVVGDPADERTRALHRAALLATSPGAVTTVGPPGPSGVPLLAGRPLVDGAPAAYVCRDFACRTPVTTPDDLARELRR from the coding sequence GTGAACCGCTTGAAGGACGCCACCAGCCCCTACCTGCTCCAGCACGCCGGGAACCCGGTGGAGTGGTTCGAGTGGGGGCCGGAGGCGATGGCGGAGGCGCGGCGGCGGGACGTCCCGATCCTGCTGTCCGTCGGGTACGCGGCGTGCCACTGGTGCCATGTGATGGCGCACGAGTCGTTCGAGGACGCCGCCACCGCCGGGCTCATGAACCGGTACTTCGTGAACGTCAAGGTGGACCGGGAGGAGCGGCCGGACATCGACGCGGTCTACATGGAGGCCACGCAGGCGATGACCGGGCAGGGCGGCTGGCCCATGACGGTGTTCGCCACGCCGGACGGGCATCCGTTCTACTGCGGCACGTACTTCCCGCGTCCAAGGTTCCAGGCGCTGCTGGAGGCCGTCCACACCGCCTGGACGGACCAGCGCGCCGAGGTGACCGACCAGGGCCGCAAGGTCGTGGACGCGCTCACCGGGCCGCCGCCCGCGCTCGACGGCGTCCCGGCGCCCGACGAGGACGCGCTCGCGCTGGCCGTCCGGTCCCTGGCCGAGGGGTACGACGCGGCGCGCGGCGGGTTCGGCGGCGCGCCCAAGTTCCCGCCGTCGATGGCGCTGGAGTTCCTGCTGCGCCACCACGCCCGCACGGGCGACGGCGACGCGCTCGCGATGGCCGCCCACACGCTGGAGGCGATGGCGCGCGGCGGCCTGTACGACCAGCTCGGCGGCGGGTTCGCGCGGTACTCGGTGGACGCGGAGTGGGTCGTCCCGCACTTCGAGAAGATGCTGTACGACAACGCGCTGCTGGCCCGCGTCTACGCGCACTGGTGGCGGCTGACCGGTTCCCCGCTCGGGAAGCGGATCGCCCTGGAGACCTGCGACTGGATGCTCCGCGACCTGCGCACGCCGCAGGGCGGGCTGGCGTCGGCGCTGGACGCCGACAGCGAGGGCGAGGAGGGCCGCTTCTACGTCTGGACGCCCGATCAGCTCGCCGACGTCCTCGGCCCGGACGACGGCGCGTACGCGACGCGCCTCTTCGCGGTGACCGGCACGTTCGAGCACGGGACGTCCGTCCTGCAACTGCCGCGCGACGCCGACGACCCGGGCCGGTACGCCCGGATCCGCGCCGCGCTGCTGGCCGCGCGGGACCGCCGGGTGCCGCCCGCCCGCGACGACAAGGTGGTCGCCGCCTGGAACGGCCTCGCGGTCGCGGCGCTCGCCGAGTGCGGCGCGCTGTTCGACCGGCCGGACCTGGTGGCCGCCGCGCGGGAGATCGCGGGGCTGCTGCTGGACGTCCACGGGTCGGGCGGACGGCTCGTCCGGACGTCACGGGACGGCGCCCCGGGCGCCCACGCGGGCGTCCTGGAGGACTACGCCGACGTCGCCGAGGGCCTGCTCGCGCTGCACGCCGTCACCGGCGAGCCGGCGCACGCGACGGCGGCGGGGGCGCTGCTGGAGACCGTCCGGACGCGCTTCGGCGACGGCGCGGGCGGCCTCTACGACACCGCCGACGACGCCGAGCGCCTGTTCCGCCGTCCGCAGGACCCGACCGACAACGCGACGCCGTCCGGACGGTTCGCGGCGGCGGGCGCGCTGCTGTCCTACGCGGCGCTGACGGGCTCGGCCGAGCACCGGGAGGCCGCCGCGGCGGCGCTGGCCCCGGCCCGGCCGCTGGCGACCGAGCACGCGCGGTTCGCGGGCTGGGGGCTCGCGGTCGCCGAGGCGCTCGTGGCCGGCCCGCTGGAGATCGCGGTCGTCGGGGACCCGGCGGACGAGCGGACACGCGCCCTCCACCGCGCGGCGCTCCTCGCGACGTCCCCCGGGGCCGTGACGACGGTCGGCCCGCCCGGTCCCTCCGGTGTCCCGCTGCTGGCCGGAAGGCCCCTGGTGGACGGCGCTCCCGCCGCCTACGTGTGCCGGGACTTCGCCTGCCGGACGCCCGTCACGACCCCCGACGACCTGGCCCGCGAACTTCGCCGTTAA
- a CDS encoding dihydrolipoyl dehydrogenase family protein — protein MAEDVDVVVLGLGPGGENAAGLLADAGLRVVAVEARLVGGECPYFACVPTKMMARAADLVADTGRARKLAGDAEVRPDWTRVADRIRDDATHDWNDQAAVDRLTGRGVRLVRGEGVITGEREVRVGDEVFRAARGILLNTGTAPLVPPIEGLAGTPFWTNRDVVRVATAPESLLVLGGGVVGVETAQVFARFGTRVTIIEGGPRLVAREEPEAGDLLKTVFEREGIDVRTGTRVEAVEHDGAFTLRTTHGEVSGERLLVATGRRPNLKGIGLPAVGLDEDARALEVDGALRAGDGLWAIGDITGKGAFTHVSMYQSTIAVRDILGEKGPLASYRAVPRVTFTDPEIGVVGLTEAEARDQELPVRIGTTDLAQSTRGWIHGPGGDGFIKLVQHAEWGTLVGATVMGPMGGEVLGALAVAVHAEVPVDTLRTMIYAYPTLHRAIETALADLEST, from the coding sequence ATGGCTGAAGATGTTGACGTCGTCGTGCTGGGACTCGGGCCGGGCGGCGAGAACGCGGCGGGGCTGCTGGCGGACGCGGGGCTGAGGGTCGTCGCGGTCGAGGCGCGGCTGGTGGGCGGCGAGTGCCCGTACTTCGCGTGCGTGCCGACGAAGATGATGGCGCGGGCCGCCGATCTGGTCGCCGACACCGGACGGGCGCGCAAGCTCGCGGGGGACGCCGAGGTCCGGCCGGACTGGACGCGCGTCGCGGACCGCATCCGCGACGACGCCACCCACGACTGGAACGACCAGGCCGCCGTGGACCGGCTCACCGGACGCGGCGTGCGGCTGGTGCGCGGCGAGGGCGTGATCACCGGGGAGCGGGAGGTGCGGGTCGGGGACGAGGTGTTCCGGGCCGCGCGCGGGATCCTGCTCAACACGGGCACGGCGCCGCTCGTCCCGCCGATCGAGGGCCTGGCGGGCACGCCGTTCTGGACGAACCGGGACGTCGTCCGCGTCGCGACGGCCCCCGAGTCCCTGCTCGTGCTCGGCGGCGGCGTCGTCGGCGTCGAGACGGCGCAGGTGTTCGCGCGGTTCGGCACCCGCGTGACGATCATCGAGGGCGGCCCCCGGCTCGTCGCGCGCGAGGAGCCCGAGGCGGGCGACCTGCTGAAGACGGTGTTCGAGCGCGAGGGCATCGACGTCCGGACCGGCACGCGCGTCGAGGCCGTCGAGCACGACGGCGCGTTCACGCTGCGCACCACGCACGGCGAAGTGAGCGGGGAACGGCTGCTCGTCGCGACCGGGCGCCGCCCGAACCTCAAGGGCATCGGCCTCCCGGCCGTCGGCCTGGACGAGGACGCCCGCGCGCTGGAGGTGGACGGCGCGCTGCGCGCCGGCGACGGCCTCTGGGCGATCGGCGACATCACCGGCAAGGGCGCGTTCACGCACGTGTCGATGTACCAGTCCACGATCGCGGTGCGCGACATCCTCGGGGAGAAGGGGCCGCTGGCGTCCTACCGGGCCGTCCCGCGCGTCACGTTCACCGACCCCGAGATCGGCGTCGTCGGGCTGACCGAGGCCGAGGCCCGCGACCAGGAGCTGCCGGTGCGGATCGGGACGACCGACCTCGCCCAGTCCACGCGCGGCTGGATCCACGGGCCGGGCGGGGACGGGTTCATCAAGCTCGTCCAGCACGCCGAGTGGGGCACGCTCGTCGGCGCGACCGTCATGGGCCCGATGGGCGGCGAGGTGCTGGGGGCGCTCGCCGTCGCCGTCCACGCCGAGGTGCCGGTGGACACCCTCCGCACGATGATCTACGCCTACCCGACGCTGCACCGCGCCATCGAGACCGCCCTCGCCGACCTGGAGAGCACGTGA
- a CDS encoding ribonuclease Z gives MRDLLVLGSASAVPTKRRNHNGYLLRWDGHGLLFDPGEGTQRQMTRAGASATELNWLCLTHFHGDHCLGVPGIVQRIARDQVPHPVRAVFPGSGAEYWSRLRHASLFRDTDVITEHPLTGDRVDLDTGAAPFTLTARRLSHPVEAYGYRLAEPDGRRMLPAELARSGVTGPLVRTLLETGAVVAPSGRTVALDEVSARRPGQVFAFVMDTRLCAGVTDLAAGADMLVIESTFLNRDAALAAEYGHLTAGQAGRVAADGGVRHLVLTHFSERYPADEEDRFAEEAAAAFGGEITVVHDLDRIPLPKRRDK, from the coding sequence GTGCGTGATCTCTTGGTGCTCGGGTCGGCCAGCGCCGTCCCGACGAAGCGGCGCAACCACAACGGCTACCTCCTGCGGTGGGACGGGCACGGCCTGCTGTTCGACCCGGGGGAGGGGACGCAGCGCCAGATGACCCGCGCCGGGGCGTCCGCGACCGAGCTGAACTGGCTGTGCCTGACCCATTTCCACGGCGACCACTGCCTCGGCGTGCCCGGGATCGTCCAGCGGATCGCGCGCGACCAGGTCCCGCACCCCGTCCGGGCGGTCTTCCCGGGCAGCGGCGCCGAGTACTGGTCGCGGCTGCGGCACGCGAGCCTCTTCCGCGACACCGACGTGATCACCGAGCACCCGCTCACCGGGGACCGCGTCGACCTGGACACCGGCGCCGCGCCGTTCACCCTCACCGCGCGGCGCCTCTCCCACCCCGTGGAGGCCTACGGCTACCGCCTCGCCGAACCCGACGGCCGGCGGATGCTCCCCGCCGAGCTGGCCCGCTCCGGCGTGACCGGCCCGCTCGTCCGGACGCTCCTGGAGACCGGCGCGGTCGTCGCGCCGAGCGGACGCACCGTCGCGCTGGACGAGGTCAGCGCCCGCCGCCCCGGCCAGGTCTTCGCGTTCGTCATGGACACCCGGCTCTGCGCGGGCGTCACCGACCTAGCGGCGGGCGCGGACATGCTCGTCATCGAGTCCACCTTCCTGAACCGCGACGCCGCCCTGGCCGCCGAGTACGGCCACCTGACCGCCGGGCAGGCGGGCCGCGTCGCGGCCGACGGCGGCGTCCGCCACCTCGTCCTGACCCACTTCTCCGAGCGCTACCCCGCCGACGAGGAGGACCGCTTCGCCGAGGAGGCCGCCGCCGCGTTCGGCGGCGAGATCACGGTCGTTCACGACCTCGACCGCATCCCCCTCCCCAAAAGGCGCGATAAGTGA